In Actinomadura luteofluorescens, the sequence GCGCGCCATCGCCGCCTCGATCGCGGCCGCCTGCGCGTCCGGGGTGGCGCTGCCGTCCGGTGCGGTCATGGCGTTGCCGCCGAGGGCGATCAGGATCCGCTCGCCGCCGAGCGTCCCGCCGCGCCCGCGGTCGCGTCCTTCTGCAGGGACCCAGGTCACGGGACGGACGCTAACCCGGGCGGCCGCCGCCCCTCACGGGCGAATTCCGCCCAAGGAACGGCGTTTCTTCGGCAGGTTCCGGCAATGCTCCGCGCCGCGCGGGCCCCTCAGCGCAGGCGCGCGAGGCGGCTCACTGCCTCGTCGATGACCTCGTCCTTTTTGCAGAACGCGAACCGGACGAAGTGGGCGCCCGCCTCGGCGTGGTCGTAGAACACCTGGCTCGGGATCGCGACGACGCCCGCCTTCTCCGGCAGCGCGCGGGCCAGCTCCCTGCCGTCGGTGAAGCCGAGCGGCCGGATGTCGGCCTGCACGAAGTAGGTGCCCTGCGGGCGGTAGGCCGCGAACCCGGCCGCCTCCAGACCGGTGATGAGCCGGTCCCGCTTGGCCTGGAGCGACTTGCGCAGCTCCTCCACCCAAGGGATCTCGTTGCGCAGCGCGTACGCGGCGGCGTGCTGGTAGGGGGCGCTGACCGCGTAGGTGAGGAACTGCTTCACGGTCTGGACGGCCCGGATGTGGGGGGCGGGCGCCGTCACCCAGCCGGTCTTCCACCCCGTGACGGAGAACGACTTGCCCGCGGACGACACCGAGACCGTCCGCTCGCGCATGCCGTCGAGCGTCGCCAGCGGGACGTGCTCGGTCTCGTCGAACGTCAGGTACTCGTACACCTCGTCGGTGATCGCCACCAGGTCGCGCTCCCGGCAGACGTCCGCGATGGCCTCCAGCTCGTCCCGCGTGAACACGGTGCCGGCCGGGTTGTGCGGCGAGTTCACCAGGATCGCGCGGGTGCGCGGGCCGACGGCGGCGCGCAGCTCGTCCGGGTCGAAGGTGAAGCGCCCCTCCACCGGGCGCAGCGTGACCGGCCTGCGCACGGCCCCGGCGAGCGCGATCACGGCCGCGTAGGAGTCGTAGTACGGCTCGAACACGACGACCTCGTCGCCCGGCCCCGCCAGCGACAGCACGGACGCGGCGATCCCCTCGGTCGCGCCCACGGTCACGAACACCTCGGTCGCCGGATCGAACTCCAGCCCGTAGCGCTCCAGCCGCTGCGCCGCCACGGCCTCCCGGAGCACGGGCAGGCCGGGGCCGGGCGGGTACTGGTTCGCACCCGTCCGGATGGCGTTCACCGCCGCGTCCAGGACCCCGGCCGGGCCGTCCTCGTCCGGGAAGCCCTGGCCCAGGTTGATGGCGCCGGTCCGGACGGCGAGAGCCGACATCTCAGCGAAGATCGTCTCGCCGAATCCCTGCATGCGCTCGACCAATGGCTCGCTCACGCCCCAAGCCTAGGCTGTGTTCCAAAGTCCCGGCCCACTCCGCTCGCCTGGCGGCTCGCTACGTGACCGGGCCTGGGCGAACGCGGCATCGCTTCGCGATCTGCCCGGCTCCGCTCGCCTCCGGCCTCGCTCCACCGGCCAGGTCACGCGTTCGCGCGGCATGGCCAGGGCGACTTCGAGACAGGCCCTAGGCCCCCGCCAAGGCCCGGGCGGAGATCACGGCCCCGCGGGGACGTCTCCCCGCAGGTCAGATCCAGCCCATGTCGATCGCGGCGCGGGCGGCGCGGACGCGGGTGGGTTCGCCCATCTTCGCCATGGCGGTCGACAGGTAGTTGCGGACGGTGCCCTCCGACAGGTGCAGGTCGGCCGCGATGCGGGCGGTCTCGGCGCCGGACCCGGCGAGGCGCAGGACGTCGCGCTCGCGCTCGGAGAGCGGGTTGTCCCCGGCGGCCATCGCGCTGGCGGCCAGCTCGGCGTCCAGGTACCGGCCGCCGCCGTGGATCTTGCGGATGGCGCTGGCGAGCTCGTCGGTGGGAGCGTCCTTGGCGACGAAGCCGCGGACCCCGGCGGACATGGCACGGCGCAGGTAGCCGGGGCGGCCGAAGCTCGTGAGGATGCACACCGCGCAGCGGGCGCCGGAGGCGTTCAGCTCCTCGGCGACGGCGAGGCCGTCCGCGCCCGGCATCTCGATGTCGAGGACGGCGACGTCCGGGCCGTGCGCGGCCACCGCGGCGGCGACCTCGTCACCGCGGCCGACCTCGGCGACGACCTCCAGGTCGGGCTCCAGGCCGAGGAGCGCGGCCACGGCGCCGCGGATGAGGTGCTCGTCGTCGGCGAGCAGGACACGGATCACGCGCGCCTCCCGGCCGGGAGCGCCCGGCCGTTCTCCCGCGCGCCGCCCTCGTCCGGCCCGTGCGGGGGCGGGAGCGGGACGGCGGCGCGCAGCAGGAACCCGTCGCGGCCGTGCCGCCCCGCGGTGATCTCGCCGCCGAGCACGGCGACGCGCTCGGCGAGGCCGGTCAGGCCCGAGCCCTCGGCGGTCTCGGCGCCGCGGACGCCGTCGTTGCGCATCTCCAGGACCACGGAGTCACCGTAGACCGCGTCGCCGTACACGCCGAGCGAGATCGCGCAGTTCCTCGCCTCGCTGTGCTTGATGACGTTGGTGGCGCCCTCGCGGATCACCCAGGCGAGCACCGAGCGGGCCTCGGGCGGCAGGCCGTCCGGCAGCGGGCCGATCTCGCAGTGCACTCCGGCGGCCTCCAGCACGGCCCGGACCCCGGCCAGCTCGGCGTCCAGCTCCACGGCCCGGTAGCCGCGGACGGCGGCGCGGACCTCCCTGAGGGCCTCCCGCGCGGCGCGCTGGACGTCGGCCATCTCGGCGCCCGCCCGGTCGGGGTCGTCGCGCACCGTCCGCTTGGCCAGTTCGCTCTTCACCGCGATGAGGGACAGGCTGTGGCCGAGCAGATCGTGCAGGTCGCGGGAGAAGCGGAGCCGCTCCTCGGTGACCGCGAGCCGGGCGAGGGCGTCGCGGGCCGCGTAGGCCTCCTGGTGCAGCTCCCACATGCGCCGCTGGTACCGGTTGACGAACACGACGACCCCGGAGATCGCGGTGTACACCGCGGCCAGCACCGGGAAGATCACGTACCAGGGGGCGTCGCTGTCGGGGTAGAGGCGGCCCGTGGCGATCGTGCCCACCGCCCCGCAGTACGCCCCGGTGCCGGCGCACAGCGCGACGATCCGCTTCCGTCCCATCGGGGACAGCACCACGGCCGAGACCCAGAAGACGGGGATGACGCTGAACCACGGACTGGTGAGCAGCATCAGGCTCAGCGCGGCGGCGACGACGCCGCTGCCCACGACGTCGCGCCTGGACGCGCCGCCTTCGAGGCCCTCCCGGACGAGCCGCGTGTAGCACCAGGCGAGCACGCAGAGCCCCGCGATGACCGCGGCGATGACGGGCACGCCCGCGTCGCCGTTGGTGTAGGCGTCTTCGAGCCCGTACAGGCCCGGCAGGACGAAGCCCGCTGCGGCGAACATGAACGAGCGGTAGGTCACCCGCCGGTACCGCTCCAGCTTGCGGGCGGCCTGTTCCTCGATGTCCGCCGTGGTCGCGACCGCCATGTACTCGATCCTCCTCGCATCGCACTGTAATGCCGGCCCGCGCGTCCTCAGGCGCGGCGCGGCTCCCACCGGAACCAGCGGGCGGCCAGCAGGCGGCCGAACGCGGCCCAGAAGGCCAGGAGGAAGAACGGCCGCACGCAGCAGAGCCAGCCTTCGGCGATGCCGACGGACGGATGGCCGGGGCGGTGCACGAAGTCCTGGCCGAAGTACCCCGTCCGGACGATCTCCACGACCGGGCTGAGCGGGACCCACCGGCAGGCCTCCTGGACCCAGCCGGGCAGGCCGTCCAGCGGGAACATGACGCCGGCCCCGAGCATGCACCCGAACATGATCGGCAGGACGGTGAGCTGCGCCAGCTCCGCGTTCGGGGTGATCCCCGAGACGGCGAACGCGAGCGTCGCGAACACGGCGGCGCCGCCCGCGAGCCCGGCCAGCA encodes:
- a CDS encoding pyridoxal phosphate-dependent aminotransferase, with product MSEPLVERMQGFGETIFAEMSALAVRTGAINLGQGFPDEDGPAGVLDAAVNAIRTGANQYPPGPGLPVLREAVAAQRLERYGLEFDPATEVFVTVGATEGIAASVLSLAGPGDEVVVFEPYYDSYAAVIALAGAVRRPVTLRPVEGRFTFDPDELRAAVGPRTRAILVNSPHNPAGTVFTRDELEAIADVCRERDLVAITDEVYEYLTFDETEHVPLATLDGMRERTVSVSSAGKSFSVTGWKTGWVTAPAPHIRAVQTVKQFLTYAVSAPYQHAAAYALRNEIPWVEELRKSLQAKRDRLITGLEAAGFAAYRPQGTYFVQADIRPLGFTDGRELARALPEKAGVVAIPSQVFYDHAEAGAHFVRFAFCKKDEVIDEAVSRLARLR
- a CDS encoding sensor histidine kinase encodes the protein MAVATTADIEEQAARKLERYRRVTYRSFMFAAAGFVLPGLYGLEDAYTNGDAGVPVIAAVIAGLCVLAWCYTRLVREGLEGGASRRDVVGSGVVAAALSLMLLTSPWFSVIPVFWVSAVVLSPMGRKRIVALCAGTGAYCGAVGTIATGRLYPDSDAPWYVIFPVLAAVYTAISGVVVFVNRYQRRMWELHQEAYAARDALARLAVTEERLRFSRDLHDLLGHSLSLIAVKSELAKRTVRDDPDRAGAEMADVQRAAREALREVRAAVRGYRAVELDAELAGVRAVLEAAGVHCEIGPLPDGLPPEARSVLAWVIREGATNVIKHSEARNCAISLGVYGDAVYGDSVVLEMRNDGVRGAETAEGSGLTGLAERVAVLGGEITAGRHGRDGFLLRAAVPLPPPHGPDEGGARENGRALPAGRRA
- a CDS encoding response regulator transcription factor gives rise to the protein MIRVLLADDEHLIRGAVAALLGLEPDLEVVAEVGRGDEVAAAVAAHGPDVAVLDIEMPGADGLAVAEELNASGARCAVCILTSFGRPGYLRRAMSAGVRGFVAKDAPTDELASAIRKIHGGGRYLDAELAASAMAAGDNPLSERERDVLRLAGSGAETARIAADLHLSEGTVRNYLSTAMAKMGEPTRVRAARAAIDMGWI